The following proteins come from a genomic window of Halorussus halophilus:
- a CDS encoding NHL repeat-containing protein: MTNDDHSRTTRRRFLELGAGAANVALAGCFGGDESSPPTGETTNLPNLDEDDDRWHVADSPTQMTLYDAVRTRAGPYAVGEGGRVLGRLDGEWQVELESGPRGEHNGLHGADATANGRHLWFCGDSGVVGRYAVGDGELTDFSAPKGKTSTWEDLAVAGLAGQEWLYLVNGSGELLRGKHDGDDVTWESVVKPGSGSSAAAVAFVNRGTGYVCDTSGNVFQTIDAGSEWRRIGIDHAGANFHDVAAQGADDVSVAADSGGMFQYNGFTWTRLSAGENAIRTVERNKHIGLAADSTGVVYELSRGGWQAVGVGDGNGLHGVVLGTTDVPDVAVGASGTILEHPR; encoded by the coding sequence ATGACGAACGACGACCACTCCCGAACCACCCGTCGCAGGTTCCTCGAACTCGGTGCAGGAGCCGCGAACGTCGCACTCGCGGGCTGTTTCGGCGGCGATGAATCGTCGCCGCCGACCGGCGAGACCACCAACCTCCCGAACCTCGACGAGGACGACGACCGCTGGCACGTCGCCGATTCGCCGACCCAGATGACGCTCTACGACGCGGTGCGGACCCGTGCCGGACCCTACGCGGTCGGCGAGGGCGGCCGCGTCCTCGGGCGACTCGACGGCGAGTGGCAGGTCGAACTGGAGAGTGGCCCCCGGGGCGAACACAACGGACTCCACGGCGCGGACGCCACCGCGAACGGTCGCCACCTCTGGTTCTGCGGTGACAGCGGCGTCGTCGGGCGGTACGCGGTGGGCGACGGCGAACTGACGGACTTCTCGGCTCCGAAAGGTAAGACTTCGACGTGGGAGGACCTCGCCGTCGCCGGTCTCGCCGGACAGGAGTGGCTCTACCTCGTGAACGGCTCCGGCGAACTCCTGCGTGGCAAACACGACGGCGACGACGTGACGTGGGAGTCGGTCGTCAAACCGGGGTCGGGGTCGAGCGCGGCCGCAGTGGCCTTCGTCAATCGCGGCACGGGCTACGTCTGTGACACCTCAGGTAACGTCTTCCAGACCATCGACGCTGGCAGCGAGTGGCGACGCATCGGCATCGACCACGCAGGCGCGAACTTCCACGACGTGGCCGCCCAAGGCGCAGACGACGTGTCGGTCGCGGCCGATTCCGGCGGGATGTTCCAGTACAACGGCTTCACGTGGACGCGGCTCTCGGCGGGCGAGAACGCGATTCGTACCGTCGAGCGCAACAAGCACATCGGACTGGCCGCCGACTCGACAGGCGTCGTCTACGAACTCTCTCGCGGTGGCTGGCAGGCCGTCGGCGTCGGCGACGGTAACGGACTCCACGGGGTCGTTCTCGGGACCACCGACGTGCCGGACGTGGCCGTCGGCGCGAGTGGGACGATTCTCGAACATCCACGATGA
- a CDS encoding permease — MIGTLFDGLGLAAEMAWETWWALVLGFTITGAVEQFVSDEQMTSYLGDDGWREVGLGTLFGAVSSSCSFSAVATAKALFKKGASGVAALAAFMFAATDLVAELGLVMWILLGWEFVLADFVGGVVAVVVMAYVYREYVPDEWFETAREHALALDEVTCPACEMAADPEDEETVKSEVGGTTEYFCCGGCLRAYRNRTDTDADDAEASSVSANGDWADDLTSLSGWKKAATNSVREWDMLWDDIAIGFLLAGLIAAFVPRAWWTSLFGFGAQGSLTWVFAGAILGVVVGVVTFICSVGNVPFALVLWTNGIPFGAVLSFIYADLIIPPIVNAYRRYYGKRMAAVIFAVTAFGAVVAGVFVHFAFDLTGLIPAQGTTGGTAPHGYTLVLNLLFTPIFLAQVVATYGHEDLGEWLVALPGVVGPYLYGLEKASGHLATAGRALTHGAKELGEALWRASQLTAKLLRALARAVSAIGAAVATAVVQLLEAYRDFRDA; from the coding sequence ATGATAGGAACACTATTCGACGGTCTCGGTCTCGCGGCCGAGATGGCGTGGGAGACGTGGTGGGCGCTCGTCCTCGGGTTTACCATCACGGGCGCGGTCGAACAGTTCGTCAGCGACGAGCAGATGACGAGCTATCTCGGCGACGACGGCTGGCGAGAGGTCGGTCTCGGGACGCTGTTCGGGGCGGTCTCCTCCAGTTGTTCGTTCTCGGCCGTCGCCACCGCGAAAGCACTGTTCAAGAAAGGAGCCTCGGGCGTCGCCGCGCTCGCGGCGTTCATGTTCGCCGCGACGGACCTCGTGGCCGAACTCGGACTCGTGATGTGGATTCTGCTCGGGTGGGAGTTCGTCCTCGCGGACTTCGTTGGGGGCGTCGTCGCCGTCGTCGTCATGGCGTACGTCTACCGCGAGTACGTGCCCGACGAGTGGTTCGAGACCGCCCGCGAACACGCGCTCGCGCTCGACGAAGTGACCTGCCCGGCCTGCGAGATGGCGGCCGACCCCGAGGACGAGGAGACCGTCAAGAGCGAAGTCGGCGGCACCACCGAGTACTTCTGCTGTGGCGGCTGTCTCCGGGCGTATCGGAATCGAACAGACACCGACGCGGACGACGCCGAAGCGTCGTCCGTGAGCGCGAACGGCGACTGGGCAGACGACCTCACGTCGCTCTCCGGATGGAAGAAAGCCGCGACCAACAGCGTCCGCGAGTGGGACATGCTCTGGGACGACATCGCCATCGGCTTCCTGCTCGCCGGTCTCATCGCCGCGTTCGTCCCGCGAGCGTGGTGGACCTCGCTGTTCGGCTTCGGCGCGCAGGGCAGCCTGACGTGGGTCTTCGCCGGCGCGATTTTGGGGGTCGTCGTGGGTGTCGTCACGTTCATCTGCTCGGTCGGTAACGTCCCGTTCGCGCTCGTGCTGTGGACGAACGGGATTCCCTTCGGCGCGGTGTTGTCGTTCATCTACGCCGACCTCATCATCCCGCCAATCGTGAACGCCTACCGGCGCTACTACGGCAAGCGAATGGCCGCGGTCATCTTCGCCGTGACGGCGTTCGGCGCTGTCGTCGCTGGTGTGTTCGTCCACTTCGCGTTCGACCTGACTGGATTGATTCCCGCCCAAGGCACTACAGGCGGCACCGCGCCACACGGCTACACGCTCGTCCTCAACCTGCTGTTCACGCCGATTTTCCTCGCGCAAGTCGTCGCGACCTACGGCCACGAGGATCTCGGCGAGTGGCTGGTCGCCTTGCCGGGCGTCGTCGGCCCGTATCTCTACGGACTGGAGAAGGCGTCTGGTCACCTCGCTACAGCAGGCCGCGCGCTCACTCACGGCGCGAAAGAACTCGGGGAGGCCCTGTGGCGAGCAAGCCAACTCACCGCGAAACTGCTCCGTGCGCTCGCCAGAGCCGTGAGCGCAATCGGTGCGGCAGTCGCGACGGCCGTGGTACAACTGCTCGAAGCCTACCGGGATTTCCGCGACGCATGA
- a CDS encoding MFS transporter: MSLEESRGLVGFRDVLEREPGLFTLAVLTLGVNLSVGVLARYVPAYLRAFGVGPILVGVVWSGWLLARAALPYVGHEALADLHPRALLAGFGTLAMLGLFVWLAAPHAESFDPWLWVLAGGVVLETWRSHGPGVTFTVEGRNLSTDRFARSLATTRTFRRVGVLLGLSLLVVLFAMVGEFRPGFQLVVAVVACVGAAATVGRIVLGETDLEVPLRSPPSSERVRSDLTELATQRRSLLLGDTLFRFARGMFYPFLILVVADRAVPAQVAGFSLSPIAIFTVALVAETLLALVASMPATRLADELGSLPVAIGGVLVVAFVPLGLASVPPTLLGISVLFACFGLGVATRPVRRSLVARATREVGRDAAELYRLVRRLLVVPSAIVGGLLYANSPTMALGLATSVALLGCWELLRHSTQ, from the coding sequence ATGAGCCTCGAAGAGTCTCGCGGCCTCGTTGGCTTTCGAGACGTGCTGGAACGCGAACCCGGGTTGTTCACGCTCGCAGTCCTCACGCTCGGCGTCAACCTCTCCGTCGGCGTCCTCGCGCGCTACGTCCCGGCGTATCTCCGGGCGTTCGGTGTCGGACCGATTCTCGTCGGCGTCGTCTGGAGCGGTTGGTTGCTCGCGCGGGCCGCACTCCCGTACGTCGGCCACGAGGCGCTCGCCGACCTACACCCGCGCGCCCTGCTCGCTGGCTTCGGCACGCTGGCGATGCTCGGCCTGTTCGTCTGGCTCGCGGCCCCGCACGCCGAGTCGTTCGATCCGTGGCTCTGGGTTCTCGCGGGCGGGGTCGTCTTGGAGACGTGGCGCTCGCACGGCCCCGGCGTCACCTTCACCGTCGAAGGTCGGAACCTCTCGACCGACCGTTTCGCTCGGAGCCTTGCGACGACACGGACGTTCCGCCGCGTCGGCGTTCTGTTAGGCCTCAGTCTGCTCGTCGTGCTGTTCGCCATGGTGGGCGAGTTCAGGCCGGGGTTCCAACTCGTCGTCGCAGTCGTCGCATGCGTCGGCGCGGCCGCCACGGTCGGACGCATCGTTCTCGGCGAGACGGACCTCGAAGTGCCCCTCCGGTCGCCGCCGAGTAGCGAGCGAGTTCGCTCGGACTTGACGGAGTTGGCGACACAACGTCGGTCGCTGTTGCTCGGCGATACGCTGTTCCGGTTCGCACGCGGCATGTTCTACCCGTTCCTGATTCTCGTCGTCGCAGACAGAGCAGTGCCGGCACAGGTCGCAGGCTTCTCGCTGTCGCCGATCGCCATCTTCACCGTCGCACTCGTCGCCGAGACGCTACTCGCGCTCGTCGCCTCGATGCCCGCGACTAGACTCGCAGACGAACTCGGCTCCCTGCCGGTCGCAATCGGTGGGGTACTCGTCGTCGCGTTCGTCCCGCTGGGTCTGGCCAGTGTGCCGCCGACTCTCCTCGGTATCTCGGTACTGTTCGCGTGTTTCGGTCTCGGCGTGGCGACTCGCCCGGTTCGTCGTTCGCTGGTCGCTCGCGCGACCCGCGAAGTCGGTAGAGACGCGGCGGAGTTGTACCGCCTCGTTCGCCGCCTGCTCGTCGTGCCGAGCGCCATCGTCGGCGGACTGCTGTACGCGAACTCGCCGACGATGGCGCTCGGGCTGGCGACGTCGGTTGCACTGCTCGGTTGCTGGGAACTCCTGCGGCATTCGACCCAATGA
- a CDS encoding cbb3-type cytochrome c oxidase subunit I — MTHAHKPAGPTRWLTTLDHRDIGLLYVAFGLLAGFLGGFDALMLRTDLLTSHADFWGQRTYDALFTTHGLTMLFLFAGPVIFGVGNYVVPLLVGADDMAFPRVNAVAFWMLPPAAMLLRAGIVTDVLGFESIRPPAVGWTLYTPMTAEMPNPEVDLLLLGLHLSGVSTIMSGINFVVTIVEERDDERVPWADLDIFSWTMLTTGGLVVFAFPMLGSALLMLLLDRNVGTTFFTVEGGGPLLWQHLFWFFGHPEVYILVLPPMGLVSLILPRFSGRKLFGKTAVVYSTLGIGVLAFGVWAHHMFVAGLDPRIQASFMAVTLAIAVPSAVKTFNWIATMWNGRVRLTAPMLFCVGAIANFVVGGVTGVFLAAIPVDVLLHDTYYVVGHFHFMLVGMSVYGLFAGVYYWFPLVTGRMYDEGLAKLHFWLTQVGLLVAFFVMLLLGMDGLPRRMATYPSQFVPLQQVATIGAYLIGLAQVFWVGNVVWGLLVGPEAATDPWELERDGLLTTEWEEER; from the coding sequence ATGACTCACGCGCACAAACCTGCCGGACCCACGCGGTGGCTCACGACGCTCGACCACCGCGACATCGGCCTGCTGTACGTCGCTTTCGGCCTTCTCGCGGGGTTCCTCGGCGGGTTCGACGCGCTGATGCTCAGGACCGACCTGCTCACGTCGCACGCCGACTTCTGGGGCCAGCGCACCTACGACGCGCTCTTTACGACCCACGGACTCACCATGCTGTTCCTGTTCGCGGGGCCGGTCATCTTCGGCGTGGGTAACTACGTCGTCCCCCTGCTTGTCGGGGCGGACGACATGGCGTTTCCGCGCGTGAACGCCGTCGCCTTCTGGATGCTCCCACCCGCCGCGATGCTCCTCCGCGCGGGCATCGTGACGGACGTTCTCGGCTTCGAGTCGATTCGGCCGCCCGCAGTCGGGTGGACGCTGTACACCCCGATGACCGCCGAGATGCCGAACCCGGAAGTCGATTTGCTGTTGCTCGGCCTGCACCTTTCAGGGGTCAGCACCATCATGAGCGGAATCAACTTCGTCGTGACCATCGTCGAAGAACGCGACGACGAACGAGTCCCGTGGGCGGACCTCGACATCTTCTCGTGGACGATGCTGACCACGGGCGGACTGGTCGTCTTCGCGTTCCCGATGCTCGGCAGTGCCCTGCTCATGCTGCTGCTCGACCGAAACGTCGGCACGACGTTCTTCACGGTCGAAGGCGGCGGACCACTGCTCTGGCAACACCTGTTCTGGTTCTTCGGACACCCCGAGGTGTACATCCTCGTCCTACCGCCGATGGGGCTGGTGAGCCTGATTCTGCCGCGATTTTCGGGCCGGAAACTGTTCGGCAAGACCGCCGTGGTCTACTCGACGCTCGGCATCGGCGTCCTCGCGTTCGGTGTCTGGGCACACCACATGTTCGTTGCGGGTCTCGACCCCAGAATTCAGGCGAGTTTCATGGCCGTGACGCTCGCCATCGCGGTGCCGAGCGCCGTCAAGACGTTTAACTGGATTGCGACGATGTGGAACGGCAGAGTGCGACTCACCGCGCCGATGCTGTTCTGCGTGGGAGCCATCGCAAACTTTGTCGTCGGTGGCGTCACGGGCGTCTTTCTGGCGGCGATTCCCGTCGATGTACTGCTCCACGACACCTACTACGTGGTCGGACACTTCCACTTCATGCTCGTCGGCATGAGCGTCTACGGCCTGTTCGCGGGCGTCTACTACTGGTTCCCGCTGGTGACCGGCCGGATGTACGACGAGGGACTCGCGAAGTTGCACTTCTGGCTGACGCAAGTTGGCCTGCTGGTCGCCTTTTTCGTCATGCTGTTGCTCGGGATGGACGGTCTTCCACGGAGAATGGCGACGTATCCCTCACAGTTCGTGCCGCTCCAGCAGGTGGCGACGATTGGTGCGTACCTCATCGGACTCGCGCAGGTCTTCTGGGTCGGCAACGTCGTCTGGGGCCTGCTCGTCGGTCCCGAAGCAGCGACGGACCCGTGGGAGTTGGAGCGCGACGGACTGCTCACGACCGAATGGGAGGAAGAACGATGA
- a CDS encoding cation:proton antiporter regulatory subunit, whose protein sequence is MTVYETTIPGVGRKYELEISGDERLAVVVHNDSRRDVYRRSKRGENEKLFGLSGAEARRLGSILEGAYFQPVELDALDVPLGDAIIEWYELPEDATLVGSSLAEADVWGETGATVIAVQRGSETHPSPNPEFDLRAGDVLVAVGSREEQAALSELVRGE, encoded by the coding sequence ATGACTGTGTACGAGACCACTATCCCCGGTGTCGGACGGAAGTACGAACTCGAAATCAGCGGCGACGAGCGACTCGCCGTCGTCGTCCACAACGACAGCAGACGCGACGTGTATCGGCGCTCGAAGCGCGGAGAAAACGAGAAGCTGTTCGGTCTCTCTGGCGCGGAAGCGCGCCGACTCGGGTCGATTCTGGAGGGCGCGTACTTCCAGCCAGTCGAACTCGACGCGCTGGACGTGCCGCTCGGCGACGCCATCATCGAGTGGTACGAACTGCCCGAAGACGCCACTCTCGTCGGCTCGTCGCTCGCCGAAGCAGACGTGTGGGGCGAGACCGGCGCGACCGTCATCGCGGTTCAGCGCGGGTCGGAGACGCATCCGAGTCCGAACCCGGAGTTCGACCTGCGCGCTGGCGACGTGCTAGTCGCGGTCGGCTCTCGGGAAGAACAAGCGGCGCTGAGCGAACTCGTCCGGGGCGAGTAG
- a CDS encoding cation:proton antiporter, with product MSLPISVVLGVVLFALALAGALADKLGQPVIPAYILAGIVLGPSAPSLVPGVVVTSEGFVHAFAELGLVALLFFLGVHVELDRLLSNYRLILVNGLLDFVVNVAVGVGIGLLFGFGLVETLFVAGMVYISSSAIVGKTLVERGWVLEAESEAIFGTLIFEDLVIALYIAVLSTVVVHDGSVVGALASVSKGIAFLAVVALVGWYGSSYVERLLDTADDEQFLLRVLAVATLVASAATFVGVSVGVTAFFVGATVGRTDLVERVEKRLDPVRDLFAAVFFFSIGLTTELSAVFDVAGLLAVAVVATTASKLLSGTLGGHLYGLDARGSLRVGVGMVARGEFSLVLAALARTAGTGRLGRIVPEFGVGYVLVMSVFGTLLLRHEGRLAALSGVAERGTGVGTLTRGEQSTRTPEPKRQ from the coding sequence GTGTCACTTCCAATCAGCGTCGTCCTCGGCGTCGTGTTGTTCGCGCTGGCACTGGCGGGCGCGCTCGCCGACAAACTCGGCCAGCCGGTTATCCCCGCGTACATCCTCGCCGGAATCGTCCTCGGGCCGAGCGCGCCGTCGCTCGTTCCCGGCGTCGTCGTGACGAGCGAGGGATTCGTCCACGCGTTCGCGGAACTGGGACTCGTCGCACTACTCTTCTTCCTCGGGGTCCACGTCGAACTCGACCGATTGCTATCGAACTACCGACTCATCCTCGTGAACGGCCTGCTCGACTTCGTCGTCAACGTGGCTGTCGGCGTCGGCATCGGTCTGCTATTTGGCTTCGGTCTCGTCGAGACGCTGTTCGTCGCGGGGATGGTGTACATCTCCTCCAGCGCAATCGTCGGCAAGACACTGGTCGAGCGCGGGTGGGTCCTCGAAGCCGAGAGCGAGGCCATCTTCGGGACGCTCATCTTCGAAGACCTGGTCATCGCGCTCTACATCGCAGTCCTCTCGACGGTCGTCGTCCACGACGGCTCCGTGGTCGGCGCGCTCGCCTCTGTGTCGAAAGGTATCGCGTTCCTCGCCGTCGTCGCGCTCGTCGGTTGGTACGGTTCGAGCTACGTCGAGCGACTGCTCGACACCGCGGACGACGAGCAGTTCCTCCTGCGCGTCCTCGCCGTCGCCACGCTCGTCGCCAGTGCCGCGACGTTCGTCGGCGTCAGCGTCGGCGTGACTGCCTTCTTCGTCGGCGCGACAGTCGGCCGTACCGACCTCGTCGAGCGCGTCGAGAAGCGACTGGACCCCGTTCGCGACCTCTTCGCCGCGGTGTTCTTCTTCTCCATCGGGTTGACGACGGAACTCTCCGCAGTGTTCGACGTGGCTGGACTGCTCGCGGTCGCAGTCGTCGCAACGACCGCCAGCAAGCTACTCAGCGGGACGCTCGGTGGCCACCTCTACGGACTCGACGCCCGCGGGTCGTTGCGGGTGGGCGTCGGCATGGTCGCGCGCGGCGAGTTCTCGCTGGTGCTGGCCGCGCTCGCTCGAACCGCCGGAACCGGGCGACTCGGCCGCATCGTTCCGGAGTTCGGCGTCGGCTACGTCCTCGTGATGAGCGTCTTCGGTACGCTGTTGCTCCGCCACGAAGGCCGACTCGCGGCCCTCAGCGGGGTCGCAGAACGGGGCACTGGTGTGGGCACGTTGACACGAGGCGAGCAATCGACCCGAACGCCGGAACCTAAACGACAGTGA
- a CDS encoding helix-turn-helix transcriptional regulator, which yields MGVREQPIDGAESTTEQPASARPLTEMTGFQRNLLLAIASLEGTNPNGVEVKRTLEQHYDEELNEGRLYQNLRELLASGDVEKLPLDGRTNAYYLTDKGRERLLAHRQWADDCLTEETSADE from the coding sequence ATGGGTGTGAGAGAACAACCAATCGACGGCGCGGAATCGACTACTGAACAGCCAGCCTCGGCGCGCCCGCTTACAGAAATGACCGGGTTTCAGCGGAATCTGCTGCTCGCCATCGCGTCGCTCGAAGGCACGAACCCGAACGGCGTCGAGGTCAAGCGAACGTTGGAGCAACACTACGACGAAGAACTCAACGAAGGGCGACTCTACCAGAATCTCCGAGAGCTGCTGGCGAGTGGTGACGTCGAAAAGCTCCCGCTCGACGGGCGGACGAACGCGTACTATCTGACCGACAAAGGCCGCGAGCGACTGCTCGCACACAGACAGTGGGCCGACGACTGCTTGACCGAAGAGACGAGCGCAGACGAGTAA